The Belonocnema kinseyi isolate 2016_QV_RU_SX_M_011 chromosome 1, B_treatae_v1, whole genome shotgun sequence genomic interval TTGTACGCTCTGACAAGGTCGAtagtagaaaatatattcttaCCGAAAAGAGCATGTGCAAAGTCGTGGAGATGTGGCACAGGGTAGTTGTCGAGAATGGTCCTGGAATTGAGCTTTCTGTAATCCCCACAGGGTCTCCATTGACCTCCTTTCTTCGGTACCATGTGAAGAGGTGATGCCCAGCTATTCTTTGAGACTCTCGTCAGGCCCATTTGCATCATATCCTGGAATTCCTTCCTTGCTTGCTTGAAACGATCCGGGGCAAGACGTCGTGGTTTCTGTGTAACTGGTGGTCCCGGTGTAGCGTAAATGTAGTGTTTCGTTGAATGTTTCAAGTCGACGGCGGCACCAGCTGGACGGGTTATTTCTGGGTATTGCTCTAAGAATTCATGCCACGATTCCGATCCTTTTCGCACGGAACGAATTCCCAGCCAGGCATCATTGCAGGGTGCAACTTTGCCGGTCACAGAGAGAGTCGTGAGACCATCGACGAGTCTCTGATTTCTGATGTCCACCAGTAGTCTGTAGTGATGCAGGAAATCCACTCCGATTATGGGTTTGCTGACGTCAGCGACAACGAAACGCCATTCGAAAGCTCGCCTGATCCCAAGATCCTGGGAAAAGGTTTCGAATCCGTAAGTCGCGATGGGAGTGTCGTTGGCCGCAAAAAGGGTGTAGTTGGATCTTAGATCTTCGTCCGCGAAGGAAATTGCGCGGAAAAACACAAATGTCGGCTTCTATGTCGATCAGAAATTGCGTTTTTGTCACTGTGTCGGTCACGAAGAGGCGGCGAGATTTCGGGCAAGGGTCGCTGGCCTCATTCAGCGCCGACCCTGGCCGTTTCCCTGTATGTATGTGCATGGTTTGTTGCAACATTTTGCGTCATTCTCGAAACGCATGTGGTACCAACAAATGCCATCCTTTTTGACTGAGCGACTGCGACTCCTGTTTCTCTGATTGTACCGTCAGCGAAATTGAGAACGATTACGATTAAATGAACCGGAAGCTACCTCCTCGATTGCTGCCGTCATATTTGCTAGCCTAGTAGTCACTAGGAAAAGCTACTCGAAAAGGGCACCGAGGTCTACCTGGCCTGGGACCGTTCGTATCGGCTGTGCCGAAGCTTCCGTCACGATAGTCTTTGCACCTAGCGTCGTCGCGATCGCGTCCGCGAGTTGCGAGAGTTTGTCGAGATTCGCCTGATCTTGAGTTGCTAGGATGGCTTGCACGGCTGTTGGCAGTCGACCGAGCCACAGAGGTCGTAAGACGGTATCTGGAAAAACGTTGCCCGCGAGTCCTCGAAGGTGTCTCAAGAACTGTGATGGCGTCCGGTCGCCTATTTCCTCATGCTCTAAGAGCCGTCGCGTTTTTTGGTCTTGAGATGCACTTAACCGGTCGATGAGCTGAGCTTTTAAATTCGCGTATCTCCTACTAGGGTCTCCCTCGGGCAGAGTCAAAATATCGCGCATTTCTGCTGCGTATTTAGCGTCCAAGTTTCCCGCGATATAATTGAACTTTGTCGTATTATTTTGTACATTTGACAAAGGGAACTGAGTTTCTACTTGCGCGAACCACATTTCTGGGTCTGTGGGCCAGAAAGGAGGGATTCTGTACCGGTGGGAGCCATGATCGCGAGAATGCGGAGTCGAAAAAAAACaccgaagtacgagatacgtgatgagaatgtgttccttaaagccaaaagagctttaacaaaagagagttcaaaatcacaaaattacagttgtcggtccgttcacctttgattttaaaaggtctgtgcctgaATGccgaagaaatgcaaagactaagcgcggagtgcgattgccctcagtcgcgtgccgtaggtgcgctcaaactctcgagctaagcttttttaacgaaagagaattcacaatcacaaaattacagtggtggatgttttaagtcttaatttttaaat includes:
- the LOC117179637 gene encoding uncharacterized protein LOC117179637, whose product is MWFAQVETQFPLSNVQNNTTKFNYIAGNLDAKYAAEMRDILTLPEGDPSRRYANLKAQLIDRLSASQDQKTRRLLEHEEIGDRTPSQFLRHLRGLAGNVFPDTVLRPLWLGRLPTAVQAILATQDQANLDKLSQLADAIATTLGAKTIVTEASAQPIRTVPGQVDLGALFE